The proteins below come from a single Xyrauchen texanus isolate HMW12.3.18 chromosome 3, RBS_HiC_50CHRs, whole genome shotgun sequence genomic window:
- the mtfp1 gene encoding mitochondrial fission process protein 1, protein MEHTPGSHSKEVDIYRDTWVRYLGYANEVGEAFRALVPVSLVWASYAVATAYVSADAMDKGKKAAVAHDENPGKSAQVAVAVVDTFVWQALASVAIPGFTINRVCAASLFVLGKTTRWPLPVRKWTTTAIGLSTIPFIIKPIDRSVDFLLDSSLRKLYGEGSKHE, encoded by the exons ATGGAGCACACGCCTGGCTCACACAGTAAAGAAGTGGATATTTACCGGGACACATGGGTGAGATATCTAG GTTATGCCAACGAGGTGGGCGAGGCGTTCCGTGCGTTGGTGCCAGTCAGTCTGGTGTGGGCCAGTTACGCTGTTGCCACGGCATACGTGTCAGCTGATGCAATGGACAAAGGCAAGAAAGCTGCTGTG GCTCACGATGAGAATCCCGGTAAGTCTGCACAGGTGGCTGTTGCCGTGGTCGACACGTTTGTGTGGCAGGCTCTGGCTTCAGTGGCCATTCCTGGATTCACCATTAACCGCGTGTGTGCTGCGTCTCTGTTTGTGCTCGGAAAAACCACACGCTGGCCGTTACCTGTGCGCAAGTGGACGACAACTGCCATCGGCCTCTCCACCATCCCCTTCATCATCAAACCCATTgacag gTCTGTGGATTTCCTGCTGGACTCCAGTCTGAGAAAACTCTACGGTGAAGGATCAAAACATGAATGa